A single genomic interval of Theropithecus gelada isolate Dixy chromosome 16, Tgel_1.0, whole genome shotgun sequence harbors:
- the PSMD3 gene encoding 26S proteasome non-ATPase regulatory subunit 3 isoform X1, translating to MKQEGSARRRGADKAKPPPGGGEQEPPLPPAPQDVEMKEEAATGGGSTGEADGKTAAAAAEHSQRELDTVTLEDIKEHVKQLEKAVSGKEPRFVLRALRMLPSTSRRLNHYVLYKAVQGFFTSNNATRDFLLLFLEEPMDTEADLQFRPRTGKAASAPLLPEVEAYLQLLMVIFMMNSKRYKEAQKISDDLMQKISTQNRRALDLVAAKCYYYHARVYEFLDKLDVVRSFLHARLRTATLRHDADGQATLLNLLLRNYLHYSLYDQAEKLVSKSVFPEQANNNEWARYLYYTGRIKAIQLEYSEARRTMTNALRKAPQHTAVGFKQTVHKLLIVVELLLGEIPDRLQFRQPSLKRSLMPYFLLTQAVRTGNLAKFNQVLDQFGEKFQADGTYTLIIRLRHNVIKTGVRMISLSYSRISLADIAQKLQLDSPEDAEFIVAKAIRDGVIEASINHEKGYVQSKEMIDIYSTREPQLAFHQRISFCLDIHNMSVKVRSLWLQSHAWQQHAPPSTLMDSSEKTGFICGPGSIQSLKLLSCGTGGPEREGDLAIVP from the exons ATGAAGCAGGAGGGCTCGGCGCGGCGCCGCGGCGCGGACAAGGCGAAACCGCCGCCCGGCGGAGGAGAACAAGAACCCCCACTGCCCCCGGCCCCCCAGGATGTGGAGATGAAAGAGGAGGCGGCGACGGGTGGCGGGTCAACGGGGGAGGCAGACGGCAAGACGGCGGCGGCAGCAGCTGAGCACTCCCAGCGAGAGCTAGACACTGTCACCTTGGAGG ACATCAAGGAACACGTGAAACAGCTGGAGAAAGCGGTTTCAGGCAAGGAACCGAGATTTGTGCTGCGGGCCCTGCGGATGCTGCCTTCCACATCACGCCGCCTCAACCACTATGTTCTGTATAAGGCTGTGCAGGGCTTCTTTACTTCAAATAATGCCACTCGAGACTTCTTGCTCctcttcctggaagag CCCATGGACACAGAGGCTGATTTACAGTTCCGTCCCCGCACGGGAAAAGCTGCATCGGCACCCCTCCTGCCTGAAGTGGAAGCCTATCTCCAACTTCTCATGGTCATCTTCATGATGAACAGCAAGCGCTACAAAGAG GCACAGAAGATCTCTGACGACCTGATGCAGAAGATCAGTACTCAGAACCGCCGGGCCTTAGACCTTGTGGCCGCAAAGTGTTACTATTATCACGCGCGGGTCTATGAGTTCCTGGACAAGCTGGATGTGGTGCGCAG CTTCTTGCATGCTCGGCTCCGGACAGCGACGCTTCGGCATGACGCAGATGGGCAGGCCACCCTGCTGAACCTCCTGCTGCGGAATTACCTACACTACAGCTTGTACGACCAGGCTGAGAAACTGGTGTCCAAGTCCGTGTTCCCAGAGCAGGCCAACAACAATGAGTGGGCCAGGTACCTCTACTATACAG GGCGAATCAAAGCCATCCAGCTGGAGTACTCAGAGGCCCGGAGAACAATGACCAATGCCCTTCGCAAGGCCCCTCAGCACACAGCTGTCGGCTTCAAACAGACG GTGCACAAGCTTCTCATCGTGGTGGAGCTGTTGCTGGGGGAGATCCCTGACCGGCTGCAGTTCCGCCAGCCCTCCCTCAAGCGCTCACTTATGCCGTATTTCCTTCTGACTCAAG CCGTCAGGACAGGAAACCTAGCCAAGTTCAACCAGGTCTTGGATCAGTTTGGGGAGAAGTTTCAAGCAGATGGGACCTACACCCTAATCATCCGGCTGCGGCACAACGTGATTAAGACAG GTGTACGCATGATCAGCCTCTCCTATTCCCGAATCTCCTTGGCCGACATTGCCCAGAAGCTGCAGTTGGATAGCCCCGAAGATGCAGAGTTCATTGTTGCCAAG GCCATCCGGGATGGTGTCATTGAGGCCAGCATCAACCACGAGAAGGGCTATGTCCAATCCAAGGAGATGATTGACATCTATTCCACCCGAGAGCCCCAGCTGGCCTTCCACCAGCGCATCTCCTTCTGCCTAGATATCCACAACATGTCTGTCAAGGTGAGAAGCCTGTGGCTGCAGAGTCACGCCTGGCAGCAGCACGCCCCTCCCTCCACACTCATGGATTCCTCAGAGAAGACTGGCTTTATTTGTGGCCCAGGTTCCATCCAGTCTCTAAAATTACTGAGCTGCGGCACAGGGGGCCCAGAACGGGAAGGGGACTTGGCCATAGTTCCATAG
- the GSDMA gene encoding gasdermin-A encodes MTMFENVTRALVRQLNPRGDLTPLDSLIDFKRFHPFCLVLRKRKSTLFWGARYVRTDYTLLDVLEPGSSPSDPTDAGNFGFKNMLDTRVEGDVDVPKTVKVKGTAGLSQNSTLEVQTLSVAPKALETLQERKLAADHPFLKEMQDQGENLYVVMEVVETVREVTLERAGKAEACFSLPFFAPLGLQGSINHKEAIAIPKGCVLAFRVRQLMVKGKDEWDIPHICNDNMQTFPPGEKSGEEKVILIQASDVGDVHEGFGTLKEEVQRETQQVERLSQAGQSSLLSSLSKLLGKKKELQDLELALEGALDKGHEVTLEALPKDVLLSKEAVGAILYFVGALTELSEVQQKLLVKSMEKKILPVQLKLVESTMEQNFLQDKEGVFPLHPELLSSLGEEELTLTEALVGLSGLEVQRSGPQYMWDPDTLPRLCALYASLSLLQQLTKAS; translated from the exons ATGACCATGTTTGAAAATGTCACCCGGGCCCTGGTCAGACAGCTAAACCCTCGAGGGGACCTGACACCTCTTGACAGCCTCATCGACTTCAAGCGCTTCCATCCCTTCTGCCTGGtgctgaggaagaggaagagcacGCTCTTCTGGGGGGCCCGGTACGTCCGCACCGACTACACACTGCTGGATGTACTTGAGCCGGGCAGCTCACCTTCAG ATCCAACAGATGCTGGGAATTTTGGCTTTAAGAACATGCTGGATACCCGAGTGGAGGGAGATGTGGATGTACCAAAGACGGTGAAGGTGAAGGGAACAGCAGGGCTCTCGCAGAACAGCACTCTGGAGGTCCAGACCCTCAGTGTGGCTCCCAAGGCCCTGGAGACCTTGCAGGAGAG GAAGCTGGCAGCGGATCACCCATTCCTGAAGGAGATGCAAGATCAAGGGGAGAACCTGTatgtggtgatggaggtggtggagaCGGTGCGGGAGGTCACACTGGAGCGAGCCGGCAAGGCAGAGGCCtgcttctccctccccttcttcgCCCCACTGGGGCTACAG GGATCCATAAACCACAAAGAGGCTATAGCCATCCCCAAAGGCTGCGTCCTGGCCTTTCGAGTGAGACAGCTGATGGTCAAAGGCAAAGATGAGTGGG ATATTCCACATATCTGCAATGATAACATGCAAACCTTCCCTCCTGGAG AAAAGTCAGGAGAGGAGAAGGTCATCC ttatCCAGGCATCTGATGTTG GGGACGTACACGAAGGCTTCGGGACACTAAAAGAAGAAGTTCAGAGGGAGACCCAACAAGTGGAGAGGCTGAGCCAAGCAGGGCAAAGCTCCCTGCTCAGCTCCCTCAGCAAACTTCTAGGGAAGAAAAAGGAGCTTCAAGACCTTGAGCTCGCG CTTGAAGGGGCTCTAGACAAGGGACATGAAGTGACCCTGGAGGCACTCCCAAAAGATGTCCTGCTGTCAAAGGAGGCCGTGGGCGCCATCCTCTATTTCGTTGGAGCCCTAACAG AGCTAAGTGAAGTCCAACAGAAGCTGCTGGTGAAATCCATGGAGAAAAAGATCCTACCCGTGCAGCTAAAGCTG GTGGAGAGCACCATGGAACAGAACTTCCTGCAGGATAAAGAGGGCGTTTTCCCCCTGCATCCTGAGCTGCTCTCCTCCCTTGGGGAGGAGGAGCTGACCCTCACAGAGGCCCTAGTTGGGCTGAGCGGCCTGGAAGTGCAGAGATCGGGCCCCCAATATATGTGGGACCCAGACACCCTCCCTCGCCTCTGTGCTCTTTATGCTAGCCTCTCTCTCCTTCAGCAGCTGACCAAGGCCTCCTAA
- the PSMD3 gene encoding 26S proteasome non-ATPase regulatory subunit 3 isoform X2, whose translation MKQEGSARRRGADKAKPPPGGGEQEPPLPPAPQDVEMKEEAATGGGSTGEADGKTAAAAAEHSQRELDTVTLEDIKEHVKQLEKAVSGKEPRFVLRALRMLPSTSRRLNHYVLYKAVQGFFTSNNATRDFLLLFLEEPMDTEADLQFRPRTGKAASAPLLPEVEAYLQLLMVIFMMNSKRYKEAQKISDDLMQKISTQNRRALDLVAAKCYYYHARVYEFLDKLDVVRSFLHARLRTATLRHDADGQATLLNLLLRNYLHYSLYDQAEKLVSKSVFPEQANNNEWARYLYYTGRIKAIQLEYSEARRTMTNALRKAPQHTAVGFKQTVHKLLIVVELLLGEIPDRLQFRQPSLKRSLMPYFLLTQAVRTGNLAKFNQVLDQFGEKFQADGTYTLIIRLRHNVIKTGVRMISLSYSRISLADIAQKLQLDSPEDAEFIVAKAIRDGVIEASINHEKGYVQSKEMIDIYSTREPQLAFHQRISFCLDIHNMSVKAMRFPPKSYNKDLESAEERREREQQDLEFAKEMAEDDDDSFP comes from the exons ATGAAGCAGGAGGGCTCGGCGCGGCGCCGCGGCGCGGACAAGGCGAAACCGCCGCCCGGCGGAGGAGAACAAGAACCCCCACTGCCCCCGGCCCCCCAGGATGTGGAGATGAAAGAGGAGGCGGCGACGGGTGGCGGGTCAACGGGGGAGGCAGACGGCAAGACGGCGGCGGCAGCAGCTGAGCACTCCCAGCGAGAGCTAGACACTGTCACCTTGGAGG ACATCAAGGAACACGTGAAACAGCTGGAGAAAGCGGTTTCAGGCAAGGAACCGAGATTTGTGCTGCGGGCCCTGCGGATGCTGCCTTCCACATCACGCCGCCTCAACCACTATGTTCTGTATAAGGCTGTGCAGGGCTTCTTTACTTCAAATAATGCCACTCGAGACTTCTTGCTCctcttcctggaagag CCCATGGACACAGAGGCTGATTTACAGTTCCGTCCCCGCACGGGAAAAGCTGCATCGGCACCCCTCCTGCCTGAAGTGGAAGCCTATCTCCAACTTCTCATGGTCATCTTCATGATGAACAGCAAGCGCTACAAAGAG GCACAGAAGATCTCTGACGACCTGATGCAGAAGATCAGTACTCAGAACCGCCGGGCCTTAGACCTTGTGGCCGCAAAGTGTTACTATTATCACGCGCGGGTCTATGAGTTCCTGGACAAGCTGGATGTGGTGCGCAG CTTCTTGCATGCTCGGCTCCGGACAGCGACGCTTCGGCATGACGCAGATGGGCAGGCCACCCTGCTGAACCTCCTGCTGCGGAATTACCTACACTACAGCTTGTACGACCAGGCTGAGAAACTGGTGTCCAAGTCCGTGTTCCCAGAGCAGGCCAACAACAATGAGTGGGCCAGGTACCTCTACTATACAG GGCGAATCAAAGCCATCCAGCTGGAGTACTCAGAGGCCCGGAGAACAATGACCAATGCCCTTCGCAAGGCCCCTCAGCACACAGCTGTCGGCTTCAAACAGACG GTGCACAAGCTTCTCATCGTGGTGGAGCTGTTGCTGGGGGAGATCCCTGACCGGCTGCAGTTCCGCCAGCCCTCCCTCAAGCGCTCACTTATGCCGTATTTCCTTCTGACTCAAG CCGTCAGGACAGGAAACCTAGCCAAGTTCAACCAGGTCTTGGATCAGTTTGGGGAGAAGTTTCAAGCAGATGGGACCTACACCCTAATCATCCGGCTGCGGCACAACGTGATTAAGACAG GTGTACGCATGATCAGCCTCTCCTATTCCCGAATCTCCTTGGCCGACATTGCCCAGAAGCTGCAGTTGGATAGCCCCGAAGATGCAGAGTTCATTGTTGCCAAG GCCATCCGGGATGGTGTCATTGAGGCCAGCATCAACCACGAGAAGGGCTATGTCCAATCCAAGGAGATGATTGACATCTATTCCACCCGAGAGCCCCAGCTGGCCTTCCACCAGCGCATCTCCTTCTGCCTAGATATCCACAACATGTCTGTCAAG GCCATGAGGTTTCCTCCCAAATCATACAACAAGGACTTGGAGTCTGCAGAG GAACGGCGTGAGCGAGAACAGCAGGACTTGGAGTTTGCCAAGGAGATGGCGGAAGATGATGATGACAGCTTCCCTTGA